In the Streptomyces coeruleoprunus genome, ACCCGCCGCACCTCGGCCTCGAAGCGCTCGGCGGCCGTGATCGTACGGTCGGTGAAGCGGGCCATCCCGTGGTCGGCGAGGTAGCGGCGGCGGGCCGCCCGGCCGACGCCCGCCAGCAGCGCCTTGCCGTGCGCGGTGGCGTGGGCCCGGGTCTCGGGGCCGGGGGTGAAGGGATGGCCGGCGTCGGTCACCGGGGCGGTGGTGTCGACGACGGTGATCAGACCGTCGCGGTACGCCGTGAAGTACGCCTCCGCCCCGGTCGCCCGCCGCAGCCGCGCCAGCGTCTCGCCGACGCCCGGAGCCAGCCCCACGTGCCGCTGGAACGACCGGTGCAGCGCCGCAACGCGGGGCCCGGGCGCGTATCCCCCCTCGGCCCGGACGAGGTGCCCGCGCGCGGTCAGGGGACCGAGCAGGTGGTAGACGGTCGACAGCGAGCACGCCAGCCGCCCGGCCAGCACCTTCGCCGCGACCGGCCCGTCGGCGTCCGCCACGAGATCCAGAATCTCGAGCGCCCGCTCGACGGACCGGGGACCGGGGGTGGCGTGGGGCATCGCGGATTCCTTCCGGGGGGACCCCGGCAGCCTACGCCGCCGCGGTCGGGCCGGCCCGCTCCCGGCCTGCCCACACCACCCGGCCGGCCCGTGGCGGAACCTGCCGTCGCACCCGAGACGTTGGCCCGCATGAGACGGCTCGGCCCACTGGGATCAAGGGGAACCATGCGCATCGCGACGACGATCTTCCTCACCGATGAGACCATCATCCCCGTACGGCTCGCCCGCGAGCTGGAGGAGCGTGGGTTCGCCGGGCTGTACCTGCCCGAGCACACCCACATCCCCGTCGAGCGGGCGACCGGTTACCCGCCCGGTGGTGAACTGCCGCGCGAGTACGGCCGGACGCTCGAACCGTTCATCGCGCTCGGGCAGGCCGCCGCCGTGACCGAGCGGCTGGCGCTCGGCACCGGCATCACCCTCGTCGCCCAGCACGACCCCATCGATCTGGCCAAACAGGCCGCTACCCTCGACCACCTTTCGGGTGGCCGTTTCACGCTCGGGGTCGGGTTCGGCTGGAACAAGGAGGAGGCCGCCGACCACGGCGTCGTCTGGCGGACGCGCCGCGCCCGCGTGCGCGACCACATGGGCCTGATGCGGGCCCTGTGGGCCGAGGAACCCACCGAGCACGAGGGGGACTTCGCGTCCGTGCGGGCCTCCCTCGCCCACCCCAAGCCCGTACGCGGCGGTGCCCCCCGCGTCCTCGTCGGCGGGGCCGCCGGGCCCACCCTGTTCGCGGACGTCGCCGCGTACGGCGACGGGTGGATGCCCATCGGGGGCAGTGGGCTCACCGAGAACATCCCCGCCCTGCGCGCCGTGTGGGAGCGGGCCGGCCGCGACCCGAAGGACCTCCAGGTCGTGCCGTACGCGGTGCGGCCGACGCCCGGCAAGCTCGCCCACTACGCCGACCTGGGCGTCCAGGAGGTCGTCCTGCAACTGCCCCCGGCGGGAGAGGACGAGGTCCTGCGCGTCCTGGACGACTACGCCAAGTACCTCTGAGCGAGCCGCCGGGCGGCGACGCGAAGTGTCTCGGGACGGCCGCGCCGAGTGTCGCCGGGCGAGCCCCGGGACGGCCACGCCTCGTGCCTCCGGGCGCGTGTCCCGGACGTCTGCCCCCGTACCCCCGAGCAGCCCCCCTCCCCGCTCGTATGCTCGGGGAATGACCTCCACGGGAACCGGACGCCGACCGACCGAGAACGCCATGCGCCGTGCCCTGAAGCGGGCCCGGGACGGGGTGGCGCTCGATGTCACCGAGGCCGCCGTACTGCTCCAGGCCCGCGGCCGGGACCTCGACGAGCTGGCCGCGACGGCCGGCCGGGTCCGGGACGCGGGCCTGGAGGCGGCCGGGCGGCCCGGTGTGATCACGTACTCGAAGAGCGTCTTCGTCCCGCTCACCCGGCTGTGCCGGGACCGCTGCCACTACTGCACCTTCGCGACCGTGCCCGGCAAGCTGCGCCGCGCCGGGCACGGGATGTTCATGTCGCCCGACGAGGTCCTGGACATTGCCCGCCGCGGCGCCGCACTCGGCTGCAAGGAAGCCCTCATCACCCTCGGCGACAAGCCGGAGGACCGCTGGCCCGAGGCCCGCGAATGGCTCGACGCGCACGGCTACGACGACACCCTCGCGTACGTACGGGCCATTTCCATCCGCATCCTGGAGGAGACCGGGCTGCTGCCCCACCTCAACCCCGGGGTCGTCTCCTGGACCGACTTCCAGCGCCTCAAGCCCGTCGCGCCCTCCATGGGCATGATGCTGGAGACCACCGCCGAGCGCCTGTGGTCGGAGCCGGGCGGCCCCCACCACGGCTCGCCCGACAAGGAGCCCGCCGTGCGCCTGCGGGTCCTGGAGGACGCCGGCCGCTCCTCCGTGCCGTTCACGAGCGGGCTGCTCATCGGCATCGGCGAGACGTACGAGGAGCGCGCCGATTCGCTGTTCGCGCTGCGCCGCGTGGCCCGCGCGTACCACGGCATCCAGGAGCTGATCATCCAGAACTTCCGCGCCAAGCCGGACACGGCCATGCGCGGCATGCCCGACGCGGAGCTGGACGACCTGGTGGCGACGGTCGCCGTGGCCCGCCTCGTCATGGGCCCCTCCGGCTGCCTCCAGGCGCCGCCCAACCTCGTCGACGGGGAGTACGAGCGGCTGATCGGCGCGGGCATC is a window encoding:
- a CDS encoding IclR family transcriptional regulator produces the protein MPHATPGPRSVERALEILDLVADADGPVAAKVLAGRLACSLSTVYHLLGPLTARGHLVRAEGGYAPGPRVAALHRSFQRHVGLAPGVGETLARLRRATGAEAYFTAYRDGLITVVDTTAPVTDAGHPFTPGPETRAHATAHGKALLAGVGRAARRRYLADHGMARFTDRTITAAERFEAEVRRVRAQGVAVSVGEAHPAYTCLAVALRGSGDGSVLHALSVSLPTAEFRRRQGGVRAALLEAAGAIQ
- a CDS encoding LLM class F420-dependent oxidoreductase; this translates as MRIATTIFLTDETIIPVRLARELEERGFAGLYLPEHTHIPVERATGYPPGGELPREYGRTLEPFIALGQAAAVTERLALGTGITLVAQHDPIDLAKQAATLDHLSGGRFTLGVGFGWNKEEAADHGVVWRTRRARVRDHMGLMRALWAEEPTEHEGDFASVRASLAHPKPVRGGAPRVLVGGAAGPTLFADVAAYGDGWMPIGGSGLTENIPALRAVWERAGRDPKDLQVVPYAVRPTPGKLAHYADLGVQEVVLQLPPAGEDEVLRVLDDYAKYL